AATCGTGGCTCCTTGCCGGCTCTGATCGTGGTGCCGATCGTGCCGTCTTCATGGCGACGCTGATCATGAGCGCCAAGCTTAACGACGTCGATCCGCAGGCATGGCTTGCCGACGTGCTCGCTCGTATCGCCGACACCCAGATCACCAGGCTCGAGCAATTGCTCTGGAATTTGCAGCCAACGAAGTCCCTACAACATCAGGCTGCCTAACCTGCGGCCCTGGCCGGATGGTTTACGAGAGAACCTGGTTGACTGCTGTTGCAACTGCGGTCATCTCGCATGGTCTGTGATCCTCTTCCGACATCGTCAAGCATGCTGGCTCCGGAAGGCCTCCAGTCTGGCTTTCAAAGATGCGCTTCAGGATTCGATCGGAATAGTATCGCACCTTTTGTAGTTTTAGTGGTGGCTTTCCCTTGATAAGGACTATCTGGCATTCGTCATCCAGCAGGCGCACCTGTTCGGGTCGCAATAGCGGTGCCCCTTGACCTGAAATCTGAATATTGCGATCGAGGCCTCGACCGTGGGAAATTGAGCGTGCTTGAAACGTATAGTCACCGATAGCTTCCGAAATATAAGCCGGCGTCTCGTCATCGGCCGTGGCCATGAAGACCTGCACACCAGTATTGCTGAGGAAGTTTTGCTTGCCGGCCTCGTCGTATGTGCCCGTCAGTGCCGAAAGGCTCTGGATGATGAACATAAAGCGGCCCTTGTAGCCCGCGATGGTCGTAATGGCTGTCTCAATCGTCTCCAGCTTGCCCAAGTGCTTGAATTCATCGAGCAGGAATAGCACCTCGTGCTTCTCATCCTTGCCAGGCAGCGAGCGCTGTAAAACAGATACGATCTGCTGAAACAGTAGGCGCATCAGTGGCGCGAGCACCTCGAGATCGTTTGGACTGACGCAAAGATAAATGCAAGTTCTTCGACGGCGCAGATCATAGATTGAGAAGTCTGATCGGCTTGTCGCCGCTTTAACCAGCGGATCTGCCCACAGGTTGAGCCCTCCGTCGCCTAGCACTGAAGTGTAAGAGGTCAGGATTTTCGTGTCGTTGCCCGCCATGTTATCGAAGATTTGCTGAGCCTCTTTGTTCTGGGTTTCCGCCGCGAGCCGCGCGAAAAGCTTATATTTCTCCCCCGGCTGAGCATAAAGGTCGTAAACGGCTCCGATTGTTGGCGTGCCACGTTCAATGCAGGCCAGTACACCGGCGACAAAAAGATCTCGTGCGCCGTTGATGAAACCTTCCGCG
This genomic stretch from Sinorhizobium arboris LMG 14919 harbors:
- the virD4 gene encoding type IV secretion system ATPase VirD4 (The ATPase VirD4 is a core component of the VirB/VirD4 form of type IV secretion systems (T4SS), also known as type IVa secretion systems.) — protein: MTSGKNAASSIILSIMCSLAAGFCTASLYATFRHGFSSEAMMTFDILAFWYETPFYLGYTTPAFYRGLAVVVVTSGLVLLIQRTVCPADREHYGTARWAGLDEMRRAGYLQRYSRISGPVFGKTSRPSWPGYYLTNGEQPHSLVVAPTRAGKGVGVVIPTLLTFRGSVIALDVKGELFELTSRARKAGGDHVFKFTPLDPERRTNCYNPLLDIMTLSPERQFIEARRLAANLITAKGEGAEGFINGARDLFVAGVLACIERGTPTIGAVYDLYAQPGEKYKLFARLAAETQNKEAQQIFDNMAGNDTKILTSYTSVLGDGGLNLWADPLVKAATSRSDFSIYDLRRRRTCIYLCVSPNDLEVLAPLMRLLFQQIVSVLQRSLPGKDEKHEVLFLLDEFKHLGKLETIETAITTIAGYKGRFMFIIQSLSALTGTYDEAGKQNFLSNTGVQVFMATADDETPAYISEAIGDYTFQARSISHGRGLDRNIQISGQGAPLLRPEQVRLLDDECQIVLIKGKPPLKLQKVRYYSDRILKRIFESQTGGLPEPACLTMSEEDHRPCEMTAVATAVNQVLS